tttattttcatgccaTAAAgagaatttttatttaaagacgaCTAACTCTCCTCATGACTTATCATAATATTATcccttaaaaattaaaattgtgGGGACTGTGATGGGTTCTTTAAAGGTTTTGTACATGTGGCATTACTCTTACACTGTAACTCCACTTCTAAAATGCTCCGGTGACATTTTGTGTGGTTTATACTTCTTTTGTGTGTGCTTCAGTGCTGTGTTTGAGTTTATGTGCGACCTGACCTACAACGTCACAATGAGCCTCATTCACACCTCAGTGCAGGGAGCCGTTTTCCAGGCTGTGCTCAGACAGGAGATCGCTTTCTTTGATGCCACTTCCACAGGTAGAAATATTCTCAATGTACAAGTTTTTGAATCCAtagaaagcatttttttaagtGTGGTGGACCTAATGACCTTTTTCtaagtcagaaatatttatttcacatttctgtGCAATAATAAtgcagtttttcacatttcattatGGCAGCTTAAAACTTGGATTAATGTTGAATCTCTGTTTTATCTCAGGTGAGCTTGTGTCCCGTATTACCACGGACACCAACGACATGAGCGAGGCGCTGAGCGAGAAGCTGAGTCTTCTGATGTGGTACGCGGCGCGTTTCGCCTTCCTGCTGTTCTTCATGGTGAGCCAGTCGTGGAAAATGACCCTGCTCACCTGTATGGGACTTCCCATCATCTGGGTCATCCCTAAGCTCACTGGACATTTCCACCAGGTGACGTCACTCAAGGAAACTTTCCAACTGGGATACCATTtatcttttcttgttttgttttgtttgttatatAATTTATTAGATGTGAAATTATTGAAGTACCacaatattatattatttttatattgcatggagtttgcatgttctccctgtgcatgcgtgggttctcaccgggtactccggcttcctcccacagtccaaagacatgcctgttaggttaattggtctctctaaattgcccttaggtgtgtaaatgagtgtgtgcatggttgtttgtgtgttgcccagcgatggactggcgacctgtccagggtgtaccccgcctctcgcccatagactgctggagataggcacctgcttccatgcgacccactatggaagaagtggtagaaatgactgactgacatatttattcatttatttattttattagtaaataagtaaatattGTCACTTTGCGTTTGTGTATATGTTGATCACTTGGTCTGTTTCTTTCTCATCACAATAGAAAAACAGAATGCCTTTTTTGtctaataaactgataaatatTTGTTCACTTGCTGCATAAATCTGGGCTGTAAATAAATTTAGTTTGTTGTCTTCATGCATTAGACTATTGCTGTGAAGGTACAGGACTCCCTGGCAAAGGCCAACCAGGTGGCCACAGAGACCTTCTCCAACATGAAGACAGTGAGGAGTTTTGCCAATGAGGATGGTGAGACAGAGAAGTACAGGCAGCGGCTGGACGAAACGTACTCTCTCAATAAGCAGGAGGCGGTAGCTTATGCAGCTTCTACCTGGGCCAACAGTGTGAGTTTATTACTGCTACACCTTAGTGATATGCtgtttttagcatttatttgtgtgttagttACTGAAAATGTATGTAGAATATGAAATGGGGTCAGTCCTTTTTGATCTGAAAGTGAGAAACTTACATTGGGATCCTCAACGGTGTTGCCCCTCGCTCATTTTCCCCAAGAGACACAATATTTACCAAGGCTCCCGCTTGTAGGAATGCCATGGACAATAAACCTGCTGTACAACATCTGAGGTAATTATTTGAAGTTGTGACTAAAGTCCATTGTACGTGGGGATCGCTAGGCGCTACCCTAATGTTACAACTCCAAATTGCACATATCCGCAGGTTGCTGGGGACTACAGAAAGTCGATTTCTTTTCAGTCTGCAGTTCTCAAGCAAAGTGCATTTGTCACTGAAAGAGAAGTCCTGGCGTATGTAGTGATGAGGAGGGAAAACGTAGAAAAGAAACGAACAGCTCATAGACATCAGAACAAGTTTTTACAATGATTTACATGTATGACAACAACTTCCGTTTTTTAAACTTCAGTGTGATTTCCTTACCATGATCAGTAAAAAACAttcaacttttgtttttgtttttttttgtttgttttttattacgtTATTTCACCTGTTCTGCTCTGGATTATTGTGCAGGATGAGACTCAGCATTAAGCAGTCCTTTATCCAGAAAACCCCTTTACCTGCATCCTCTCGTGCTGCTGATAAGATAAAAATACTTGTAGCATTTCCTCCAGTTTCAGATAAGCTGGAACTGATGGTGAAGTTCTAGAAACCTCATATAATGTATATAGGGAAATTGTGTAGATTGTAAGTACATTTTTAGTGAAGAGGGGATACCCATTGGGATGGCACTGAGGTAAGATGGTAGGGTAAGGAGCAGGGTTTTTGAAAGCAGCGATGTTCAAACATTCTTGGAGATCATAGGGCAGTCTGTTGTGAACTGACTCAGCTCAAGATGACTGCTTTTTAATGAACGAAACACAGGTCAtttggaaaaacaataaataatgtaGCGGGCCATTCTTTGTAAAGCAGTGTTTTTGTTCTTGCAGATGACCACTTTGGCCTTGAAGGTGTGTATTTTGTACTACGGTGGGACCTTGGTGACCCGGGGAGCCGTAAGCAGTGGAGACCTGGTCTCATTTGTTCTCTACGAGCTACAGTTTGCTTCTGCTGTTGAGGTGAGCCACAAACATTGAAAAGAGAAACATTTAGTTCTATCCATAAAGTTTCTTATTATTCGGCACTCTTTTTCTTCCAGGCTGTCATGCGCTACTACCCAGAAGTAAAAAAAGCAATTGGCGCCTCTCAGAAGATTTTTGAATATCTTGATAGGAAACCTGCTATACCTCCTCCTGGCAGTTTGGCTCCTGAGAACTTAAAAGGACATGttcagtttaaaaatgttcagttttcctATTCTGTAAAGACAGATGACAACAGTCTTGTACTTAAGGTATGTACCCTTCTCTGCTGTTGCTTACCTTCCCCAGAACAGTTTGTTTTAACAGAAACTTCTTTTATAAAAGGATGTGTCTCTGGAGGTAATGCCGGGCCGAATCACTGCACTCGTGGGACTTAACAGATCAGGGAAGACAACCTGTATCAAGCTACTTGAAAGGTTTTACCAGCCCCAGTCTGGAGAAATCCTGCTGGATGGGAAACCactgcaaaactacaaagaccAGTACCTACATGACAAGGTATGTGGCAACTAGAAATTTAGGTTTACAATCAGATGGAATATATAAACGTAACCTGTAAAAACTAGTTTTTTAATGGTCAAAAACTCACAAAACCTGATGATGCTAATACTGtatataaaatgtatgaaaCTAAAAACTAAAGCTAAGATCATGATatcaagtaaaataaaaaaaatttaaataaatattacaatataaataaaaaaataatttcaacaaaaaagtaaagaaaccaaaaaacacacactgtACGTATCGGACACATTTAGCAATTTGCTACTTGAGGGAGGCATGATGGTAGTTCTTCAAATTGTTCATTCCCACTTTGAAAACAAAAGATTTTGTTGgacaaaataaattcaagaacAAGAAAATTGCATTTAACGTTTGACATAAAACGAACGAAGTTTCAGATTCACATAATTTATTATAGTAATTTAAATATAGCAGAACTTGTAAATACGCATCTAAATTCAAATTTCTCCTAATACAAACGGCACATAACTGCCCCAACTATGAATTTTGCTCAGAATATAAATCTGCAGGCACAATCCAAAGCGCAAGCCAGACCTCACGACCTAGTTGTTGTTTTCCCAGCAAATACTTCATGTGTTGCTGCTGCATTTGCACTCTTTCTCCTGTGTTATTTTCCCTGCTTCCCCTGTGCCTGACACTGTAAGCTGCTGACCATGGAGGTGCTTACTCCCGGAGATGTTAGGATTGTGTGCATTGATCGAAATTGTTCAGTGCGCAGCATCACTTAAAGTTGTTCCATGCACTTATGGGACTTTTGCTAAGATTTTGAAGTGCAGACAGAAGTTTttagaaacttttttttattatttgccaGCACATCTTGGTGGTTATGAATTGGATGTCATTTGTgcatgttgtgttttgttttgggtccaGTGCTCAAGGAGGAACACACCATGGTGTCTTTCCTTAAGTCATAAGTTgtcattctgaaaaaaaaaaaaaaaaaatcaaatcctgaaaaataaaaaccatcgGAACCATCACTTAGttagaaataaatatatgtttctTTAAATGCCTAGAGTTAAAAAATACATCACGGAACTTTTTAGTTGATGACCAGTTTCCatctttttagatattttttcggcactggtggccttttttttttttttttttgacagtaggcagacaggaaagaggggtagagagagggggagacattcggcaaatgtcgccgggtccgggactcaaacccaggacggccgcttcaaggactgtagcctctgtacatggtcgcgcgcttaacccctacaccatcagcgccacacCCCCcagtttccatctttttatAGAACAATATTTAACTGGAATTAAGCTTGACAGCACCTTTAAGAAACATAACATCAGTAAAagtgttcaaataaaaatctgtaaattacaaataaattaaattagacgCATGTTGTAATAAGTTAGAAACTTCATTCAAAGCTCAAACTACTCCTACACTCCTCCATGAGATCACCTTTTACCTGTGTGTATCTTCAGGGTGTCTAGAATCACTAAACCACTGAAGActctttctttttgtattttgataGATGGCTGTGGTGAGCCAGGACTGCGTGTTGTTTGCTCGCTCTGTCCGTGAGAACATCAAGTACGGCTGCGAGGAGGCCTCAGACGAGGACATGTACAGAGCTGCCGAACAAGCTAGTGCCCACAAGTTCATCTTGGAGCTTTCAAAAGGATACGACACAGGTTGGACCCAGAAACTCcctattttggaaaataaaggAACTCATCATGGGGTTGTTATATTATAGTGAAGATAAGACTGTCCagtgattactgctctgcaatACCACATCCTAAAGTATGGCTATAATTTATAATTGTATGATTTTATGATCAAATTTAGTGTAAAACCAGACAATTTTGAGGGGGACCCCAAACTCGTCCATCAACACAACACCCAAAGAGAAAGTAATGATAGCAGAACCTGCAGCTTCAATATGAGATCATATGGAAATTTAATTGGGGATTTGCTCAGTACGGAGGAGGAAGAAATTACTGTTGTGTGTGTctccaaaatattttatagaaGTCAGCAGTGCAGTAGTTGTGTAAAATGCGGCAGAAGTAAATGGAAGCAgctcaaaatcttttttttacacGAATTGTGTTTCATTGCTGTAACATAGTGTAGCTCTCAAAACATTATTCCAAGAAATTCTGTCATGGCACTCTGTAAGTCTGCCTTCAATTAGTTTTCTCTCATTTCTAGCACCAAACTAATTGTTTGGCCCTAGAAAGTCTCTTCACGCTCATGAAACATTTATGGTGGATGGGTGTAGTTAAAATTCTGCAGTACAAACTGTAGTGGCAGGCAAACGCTCTCCTAAATTTTGCTCAAACACTGAGGAAAAAGATGTGTAAGTCTGCATCTAATAAAACTGTGCAGGAGAAAGGTTTGGAGAGAATGTTCATTGATTTATTCAATGACAGGATCTGCAGAAGGCAGCGGACATTTTGTACTGACAGAGGCCACATAAGAAATGAAACATAATAACACAAGCCAACTTCTTAACTCACCTATGTGCTGTTACTTTCCCTGAAGCCAAGATTCTGCATGTTACCTTATTTTTTGGCACAGAATGTTTTGAATACTTGGTTGGTGTGAAGATTTATTTCCTCTTCATCTACACAAATCTCACCACCTTTCCCTGCATACGTGGATCTTTTGGGGAAAGTAAAAGTATTCACTGTACTGTGCTGCTACAGTAAGCGCCTACAAAACAAACTGGCATTTTCCAgtcagaaatgtgttttttgtttttcatttacctCAAGCCATCTAGTGAAACTATGGAATCACTCAATATATGCTAATTGCTTCAGTGCAGTGTCTGATTCCTAGTGAGAAGCTGTCTTTGCATCACACAAGTGTTCTAAAATTACTTttctgcttaaaaaaaacaatcaaaaggcCTGTTTTTCCAATAATTAGCTATTCTAATATATAGGTACTAAAAAACTGGGCATTTTCAACTTTACGTGTTCCATTTATGCAGATGCTGGGGAGAAGGGAGGTCAAGTGTCTGGAGGTCAAAAGCAACGCATTGCCATCGCCAGGGCTTTAATCCGAAATCCCAAAATCCTGATCCTGGACAATGCCACCAGTGATTTGGACACAGAGAATGAATACCAGGTatgatatatatagatatatttatatatatatatgtatgtatttttttttcttgttgtacTGCGTTTAATGACAAATCTTTCTCCTGCTTCCTCAGGTCCGTGAAGCTCTGGCGAAACTGGCAGAGAACTGCTCTGTGTTGATGATTTCCAACAAGATGAGTGTCGCAAAGACAGCCAGTCATATCATTGTCCTTAACAACGGGACAGTGGAGGAGGAGGGCAGTCATGATGTACTAATGGAGAAAGGTGGCCTTTATGCAGAAATGGTAAAGAAACAGGAAGAGGGCTTCAAACGTCCAAAAGACGAGAGCAGTGACGAGCAGTGACCCGTCTGAGTGGTTGTAAAATGACCACAAGTCGGATAGTTATTTTGTGTTTGGGTGAAAGCTCAAGCCAAACCTTTATTGGTATGAATAGTCCCAATAGGAGACCACAGTTTTTGCTGCAAATGTTTTCTTGAGTTTGACCCAATAGCACAATTGCACCTTAGAAGCAAGGAAAACTACACCTCTGATGAAAGGTTTTGCATTCCCCACATCTTacctgaaaaacataaaaaatctgtgtatttattattattgtcatgTGGTCAAGTTCTACATCGTGTTGCACAGCTATTTATGGTGTAAAAAACACACATATTGTGTCCTAAAATGTTCTTTGTCAAACGTATTTATTTTATACAGAACAGAAAGACGCCAATGACAAGAAATAGTCTGTTAATTTAATCAGAATAAAACACACCAGGCTTTTATTTATACTGTTAAATAGAAACGGCACAAGAAAAgtacagtcaaattcagtttattattcaaattggttaaaatgttttcagaggaaacccagcagattacatcaactaagtgacttgcagcattcattcctggaagagcatgAAGCGACAGTTGGCAGTCGCTCATGcttcagcaatccctcatattgagcatgcatgtagcgacagtggaaaggaaaactcccctttaacaggaggAAGTCATACCTGATCTGCTGTCTTTTCCTCAGCAACGCTGCTGCCAGCATGCAGTGGGTCAGGACACGCAGAGCACATCGTCATTGTCAGCTTGCAGCATGTAGAACAGAACTTCTTGAATCCTTTGTTGAGTGAGGTACTGTTGACACACTGATTTTGCAGTTGTAATAactgcacaaatatgcaaaacagaAATGCAGCAAGCATTACTTCCATGGtagttttcctccatttctcggtctttgctctgtcccgccatagtcatttctgtccaatgggagcaacaATTGTCACACATGCTTTGATCACAAGTTaaagttcacttgcaaaaagcaCAATGTGTAAGCGAATCGCACTATACGTCAAAAATAAAGTCCGCTTTAGTTCCAGACCACACAAGTGGACCGAAGGACTTTCCTGGTATGATTACACCTTTAAAGGCAGTGCACACCAGCAGCACAGGTTGTGCATCAAAGAGTATGCCCCTAAATTTTTCTGTTGACCCACACCAGCAGCAGCCAACTCTCCAAGGCATGGTCCCCAGCGATCCTTTTTGAACCTGTTCTATTCAGAAGTCTGGACACTGTCCACAGCTGAAGTCCAGCGAACCTTTCATTCTTTGCACACTTGAGCATGACTGATCCAGTGTGTGTTAGAGGGAACAACTGACATGTTTCAGTCTCAACCAGTAAGCTTGCTTACTCTGTCGGCTTACGTTTGCTTTGCTATTTCAATTTTTGGGTttgtaatcatcaaaatactaAGATACTTTTGACAACATCTTaaccagtttttaaaaatgtgaattattaagatcaggttttttttatatatataaaggaaagtaaaaaatTCATACTGCATGGaatgcaaaagaaaaccaaacatgaTTATGTTCATCCCTGTAATGCTGCTACAACTAAAATATAACCCCAGTTTTTATCATCCTCACAAACAGATGAGGTCTCATTTGCCTGCCTTTCTTGGGTCAGACTTATGtggacagttttttttctatatttcacATTGAGGTCTAGAAAGTTtgcaaacttttaaaatgtttaaagggtTTTTTGGACTGGTTACACGGCACAGTAATATATACAACATGTATAACAGTGCAAACCTATTAATTTTACATACATCAGCTTCAGAGACTCCAGAAAAACCCATACAGTAATAAAGAAACAATGAAAtgatttttgttgctttttattcatataaaaatcaaaacatggCTTTCATGAATCAGCTCTAATCATTACAATGGACATAGTTCCCTAAAGCTGACCAGCAATGCTGAAATGTTACTAATCAGGAACATTATCTGAGCAATAATCTTTCACTTGTAGGTCTACTTCAAGGCTAAGTTGAAACTCTGGGTTATATTATTATCTTTCTTTCGAACATGTtagtaattgtttttctttggtcttGTTGCTTTTCAAAATCCTGCTTTAAAATCACCCCACAGCCACTTAAGTGGGAAAGAGTCTTTAGGGACCtttataaatacttttatatATGAAGACAATAACAAATACAGtacaacacaaaaccagaaaattcctgataaaagaataaaaggtgCTAAAAAGGAATTTTAAAAACGTCCAGCGTATATTTGTTGCTATAAGAAATGTTGAATACTCCAGCTGGTTACAAAACAGATGTAAAAGAGCTCATTTTGCTCAGTTTTtctgtggattttattttgtgataaAGGATTTGGTTTGTGCATAATCtctacatgttttttattttttttctgtgcttttctttttgcaaatttttaaatggctttattataaaattattttgttgggTTCAACAGATGAATAACAATAAACAATTGTTAAATTGGTTTTGCTGCTTTTTGAAATTTCATCAAAAGTAtttctttatgtatttttctgttttcataatTTATAGGGTGTTTTAATCTTTCTTTATGCAGTTGCCATTCAAAATCACAATACCATGTAATTTGCCCATTTGTACTGTTTAGCCGAGCTAAAAACAGCCAATTTATAAAAGCAAATTTAAActcttgatttttttcactcactgaaaatagtttttttggcttcatcagattttctttttacattttcacacttttttaatttcaaaagtTTCGACAAATGTTTTAGCAAACACAATACATCAAATTCATGTAAAGAGTCAAAAGTTTACAGTATTAATCCTTTATATGTACTGCAATTCACTCACACATGCTAGTCTACTTCTGGCCAAATTACTTCATGTCATTATTAGTGCTTGGAGTTAATCAGAGTTGATTGGCTTTTGTTGCTCCACCTGCTTCTGTGAACTGACCAGAGGTTCTCAGTAATGTCGAGATCTGGGGAGTTGACTGGCTGCAGGGATGTTTTTAAGCTATATTGTTATCACTTCTGCTTTTAGACATTGATCTCCATCTTGCTGAAAAATTCACTAACTGTTAATGGGTTTGTTGGAAAACGTccttttgaaatatgttttgatccTACTCTATTTATGGCAGTGAGGGACTAGACTCATGGTAGTTATCACATTTTCTTCCAATAATGTTTTGTCCTAATGTCTCAAACAACAAAGGGAGAGAGCTATATTGCCACTTTTGTGGACCATTTTGGACATCTTGAAGACGCCTTCACTACCTCTCATCTTCTCATCAGAAAACTGttattttaggttttgtttgGGGATAAATATTTGGGGATAACCATTTTGTTCATAATTTTTCAGTGACTTCAACCATACCTGCCCCTCTACTAATTAGTTTTATAGTCAGCAAAATTCCCAGTTTTACCAGTGCTGATGATTTGGTTGTACTAAAATGAACTTGGCTGGACATTGTTTGCAGTGGGAAGAATTACATTGAAATGTAGGCTGAGAACTCTGGAAAACTGGGATTTTAGCATTGAAAAGGTGAAACAATCCTGGAATATACAGGCTTAAAGGCTTTTCGGATTTTAAAGTTGTTGTAAAGGCCTACATCCTAGAAAACATATTGTATCTATAAAGTTTTATCTCTAAATAGCCTACCGTAAaagaatgctaaaaaaaaacaaagcaagcaAAGCAGCATGACAGCTTGTATTCCGTGAGCTGCTGGGTGTGTTTGACAGACATCAGAAAACAGCCAATAAGGACACAGAGTCACGGCAACGTCACCGGACAAACGCAAAACTGCCACGTGACGAGTATTTATAGAGTCTAGCGGAAGCAGCCAGTCGCCATTTCATTTCGAAGCTGCGTAGTGGTTAGGTCCAACAGCTTCGACCACAAcgcttaaaaaagaaaagaaattgatGGTAATAACAGTCCGCCCTAAGCCCAATGGAAGCGGCAGTCAACCCACCTCAAGACAGGTAATTTCAGGCATACGTTTTTGCAAATTTAGGATATTTAGCTGGCCTTAATTACCTTTCTAAAACAGACTAgctgtatttttctttattatcagCGTTACCGTTAGCTTCCTGAGCCAGCGGTTACAGACGGATTTAGCTAGCTGTCAAAGCTAGctattatttttgtattaattaGCCAACGCTCGTTAAAGTATATCCTGAATCGGTCATGCGTTATCTATATTAACTCAGCCTATAGGCAGCAGTCGTATGACAGCTGCAGCCCCATCGGCTGTCTCAGCAGGCTGC
This genomic stretch from Girardinichthys multiradiatus isolate DD_20200921_A chromosome 3, DD_fGirMul_XY1, whole genome shotgun sequence harbors:
- the tap1 gene encoding antigen peptide transporter 1 — its product is MKKMSYFFPLLCICVDVCSVHAIRLAQLSPLLLTHPFITLWGGALTRAFVLVVLAFTYPGGLPWMKSFEGLQSIGILCFHFPVYTTLLWQLGQSTVGELWGWHSWERVLQGYAVTAVAWLYWSRYLSPFMTRGPTKKKEKTGPDSRASLKKLMGYMLPYTPRFIVVLALVVLSSYGEMAIPQYTGRMADWIINEEAPDAFSQAITIMTLLTFASAVFEFMCDLTYNVTMSLIHTSVQGAVFQAVLRQEIAFFDATSTGELVSRITTDTNDMSEALSEKLSLLMWYAARFAFLLFFMVSQSWKMTLLTCMGLPIIWVIPKLTGHFHQTIAVKVQDSLAKANQVATETFSNMKTVRSFANEDGETEKYRQRLDETYSLNKQEAVAYAASTWANSMTTLALKVCILYYGGTLVTRGAVSSGDLVSFVLYELQFASAVEAVMRYYPEVKKAIGASQKIFEYLDRKPAIPPPGSLAPENLKGHVQFKNVQFSYSVKTDDNSLVLKDVSLEVMPGRITALVGLNRSGKTTCIKLLERFYQPQSGEILLDGKPLQNYKDQYLHDKMAVVSQDCVLFARSVRENIKYGCEEASDEDMYRAAEQASAHKFILELSKGYDTDAGEKGGQVSGGQKQRIAIARALIRNPKILILDNATSDLDTENEYQVREALAKLAENCSVLMISNKMSVAKTASHIIVLNNGTVEEEGSHDVLMEKGGLYAEMVKKQEEGFKRPKDESSDEQ